AATAAGTAATTTCGGACGATGAATTAGTGCCTGTGCCAATCCGAGGCGCTGCTTCATTCCACCAGAATAACCCCCTATTTTTCTTTTCTTCGCATTCATTAGGTCCACTCGTTCAAGTAATTCTTCACTTCTTTTTTCTGCTTCTTTATGATTCAGCTTTGCTAATTGCCCCGCGAAAACAAGAAACTCCTTTCCGCTCATCCAATTATAGAAAGCAGGATATTGAGGTAAATACCCAATAAACTGCCTTAAATCCTTTGCTTTCTCCCCTTTAAAATCAATACTACCTGAAGTCGGTTCCAACAATCCGGATAGCATTTTTAATGTCGTTGTTTTACCTGCTCCATTTGGTCCAAGTAATGAAACGCACCTGCCTTCTTCAATATGAAAATTGATTCCATTAACAGCATTCGTATTTCCAAATCTTTTTACTAAATCGCTTGCCTTTAATAACTCCATTAATTATTTCTCCTTCCAACAACGAAATAAAGCACTGGTCCTATTAAGCCGATAAAGAGAATCAAAAGGATCCACAACCATTTTGGTCCGTTCGTTTTTTCTTCTCTAATACAAGAAACTAATGCAGTAATCATAAGAATTAATTGTAAGACAAGAATTGGCGCAATCGCTCCCCAAGGGATTTCATTTAACGATACATTCATTTTTTTCTCCTCCAAATTGTTTATTTACCCTTATTACGATTACGTTCGCCTAATCGTTCACTCACGAAAAAAATAAAAAAATCTCAGGAATTTGATCCTGAGACCTTTCTTTTAAATATTTTTCTTGCAAAAATAAGATAGATAATAAGATACGTTGGAAATTGAATAAGGCCTAAAAAGCCCCATAGCCAAGCATTGTGTCCCCTCTTCCGTGCATCCCAAAACATCCATGAGCCCTGGCAAATCAGAATAAATGCAATCACGACTGATAACCAAAGCGGTATGCTACTTAGTTCGTTTGGGTTCATTCATTACTGACCTTCTTTCTCGTTTTGTTAAGAGCTAAGGGCAGTAAGATAATCCCCACTAGCTGAAAATATAGAAAAAGAATTGGCTGACGATAAACGACAGCAATCACAACTGAAAGCACAAATACTGCAACAGAGATAAACGTGAGGAGGTCTTTCCATTGTTTTTTTCGTATTCTTTTTTTCTCTAATTCAACATTCTGTTGAAACCATTGTAAGTTTGGAGTAGATACTGGATTCCATTGATCCAGTTTTTCTAAACCATCTATTAATTGCTTAACCGTTAATTCATCTTCATCATCCAACATAGAATTACTATTTTTAGAATCATACTCCTTCAAGTTCAGCCAACTCCTTTCGTACACTTTTTAGACCATTTGAAACTCGAGATTTTACTGTTCCTTCAGCAATACCCATCATTTTTCCAATTTCCTCATATGAATATCCGTAATAATGCTTTAACACGATTGGCAAACGTATTTCTTCATTCATTTGGGCAAGTACATCAAGTACATCTATCCATTCTTCGTTCATATTGGCTGCATTCCATTTCATTTTTCGGAGCGCTTGTTCCTGCTCTAGCCAGTTTTTCTCCCGCTTCTTTCTACGCTGTTGATCGATGAAAAGGTTCGTTGCGATTGTGATGAGCCATGAAGAAAACTTGGATTCACCATTATACAGTTGGATTTTTTCAATACACTTCATCATCGTCTCTTGTGTTAAATCTTCCGCGATTTGTGGATGAAGGGTAACTTTCATTAAATACTTTACGAGGAACGAATAATTCTGTTGTAGCAGTTTCGAAAGCGCCAATGTATCTCCTTTTTTCGCCTTTCGAATTATATCCTTTTCATCCATGAGATCTACTCCATAAAATAATAATCTATATGTAATACGACTAACTGGGAAAAATCGTTCATTTTCAAAATAAAGAATCACAACAAAAACGTTTAGCCACCTATTAGTATTTATTAAGTTTTTACTTGAAAGTTATATATTTGACCAAAAACCAAAGTATTATTGTTCATTCAACGGGTTCAGAATACTTGTTTAATTATTATAGTATTACCAAACTACTCACATGATTTGTTTAAGTATCTCTTCTTTAAGTAATGTTCCACAATATAGCCCGATTCATATAAACTCACCTGGCACCACCTCCGTTCTGAAGGCTAACCTGACATCCCTTGATGAACATTATCTACTACTAGTATATTAATCACATTTTCTATTGGTAACGTACATTCACACATGATGCGTATCCATTTTTATAATTGCTGGATTAATAAATCACACCCCGTAAAAAACATAGAATGGGTATTTTTGCACATCCCCTCATAAGCGATTACCGAAAACTAATCTCCATACCTATCACCATTGCAAAAAAGGCGCTTCCTTATTATTCAAGAAAAGCTCCCTATTGCTTGAAACTATTTTTCACTTTCTGTCTTGTTTAGGCTTATCGTCCTACAAAGGCAAAGATACTGAAGAGGAAACCGTTCGAAAAGACGGTTCCCTCATCAGTTTTAAAACTTTTTCCTTAATAAGCACTCCATCCGGCATCGGCAGCCAATGTGACACCGTTGACATATGAGGAATCTTCGGTTGCAAAAAATAGTGCGATATTAGCAATGTCATCCACTGTTCCAGACTTAGGCATTAAATTTGTTCCGCGTGTGGCAGCCTCCATACCAAATGAGTCAATATTTTCCATAGACGAAGCAAATCCGGTTTGCACTTGTGCTGGCGCAATAGCGTTACAACGAATATTATGTGGTCCATAATGCGATGCTACGTTTTTTGTCATTCCGACCACGGCATGTTTGACTGCTGTATATGCTAGTCCACCACGACCACCGGTAAGGCCTGTAATTGATGCCATATTAACAATTGTTCCTTCACCAATGTCCTGAAAGTGAGGAATTATTTTTCGTATGGTATACATAACACCATTCAAGTTGATGCCCATGACCCGATTCCATGTATCATCTTGAACATTGGCAGCCGATTGCATATTATCACCGACCCCAGCATTGTTTACTAGAATATCCACCCGTCCAAACTTTTCAATCGCCTCATCAATCATATGCTCTACTTCAGCGTTGACAGCAACATTCGCTTTCACGCCGATAGCTTCATAACCAGCATCTGTTAGTTCCGTTACAGTATTATTCATCGCTTCCTCAGCAAAATCTGCAATAACGACCTTTGCTCCCTCTTTTGCATATGCGGAGGCGATTTTTTTCCCGATTCCGCTTCCACTTCCAGTAATAAGCGCTACTTTATTTTCAAGTCGTCCCATCTAAGCATCTCTCCTTCTAATGATTATAAGCTAACATCACTATTGTACACCTATATTCATTCATCCAGAATTAGAACGCCCAAACAAATTATGTGCCCTTTTTAAATAGACGCCTTCTTAGATTACTGCGCCCGTTAACGGAATTGTCCTTTCAACCATTGGCTGGTATTAGTTTAAGTGTAATCCTTCACAGATTTTATGCTGCGTGAAGGTATGTATGAAAAATGCCAATAAAAAATAACATTTTATCTTCATATTCTTGGTCGGTTAAATTAAAATAGGCTTTGAATGGAGGTTTGAGATTTGATTTCCATTCCGCAAGAATAACACCATTCTTTGTAATTTTAGCCCAATCTGTAAAGCTTTGTTCCAATTCATATGTTTCCTTGTTAAATTGAAAAGTAGTGTATTGTCCTACACCAAAGTTTTTTTTATCTTCCAGGTGAACATAATAATCAGTATTATCTTTATTATAATTAATGTAATATTGCCTTCTTTTAAATGGGTTAGGTTCCTTCTTAGATTTGAACACCACTTGATGGTCTTTACTTTCTAATTCGTAATTTACAAAGTATCGACCTTTTAGCAAAATATCTAATACTTTTTGTAATGGGTTAGAATATTTTTTTGTGATAGTCCCTATCGTTTTAGCGTTCTCATCATAAATAGAGGAAGGTTTTGTGGAAATAGTGTTATAAAATCTGTATTCGTACAATGTTGAAACATCCTTTCAATAAATTACTTTACCCTAAGACATTTTTTACGTTTAAATACTTAAAAGGTTTCATGTTCTTATTCAATAATCTGGCTCTTGTATGCCATGTTGGCGCCATTCCTTATTGGGGTCCCGTCCCGAAAATGCAGATTTACAACTCTAAATAGCTTGTGACGTTAAAAATGGAAGACTTCACAACGATAAGGCCTTTGGGATAAGTCATATGAGACATCGGAAAGCCTGATTTTATAGAAAATCGATTTAGTATCAGTAGATTAGACCCTAATGAAATAAAAATAGACTGATGGCAAAAACCTACCAGTCCAAAGACCTTTTCTTCGGTAATCCTTAGAAACGTAAAACCTTCGTAATTGAAATAAAACAGATTATCTATTTGCCGCACAAATCTTAATTTTACCGGAGTTGAGATCACGGATGATATGACCAATAACAAACAACTTTAATATTGGTGATGCAGCTGTTAAAAAAGGTGAAATATCGGAGGGAAGAATCAATGAAAGTGTTCGTCGAACCATTGAATTAAAACAAAAGTACGATCTAAAAAATAAAAAAGTAGAAAAGATCAATTTGAGTAAACTGAATCAATCGATTAAAAAAGTACTTAATAAATATGAGTAAAATGATATGCTATAAGTATAAAAGACAACAAATAAGGTGTAGATAAAATGGATGATCCAATCAATATTTTAGTAGTTGAAGATGATAATGATATCAATCAATTGTTATGTAACATCATACGTAAAAGTGGTTATACCCCACAATCCGCCTATTCAGGAACCGAGGCAATGATCCATATGGAAAAACAAGATTGGGATATGGTCTTACTGGATTTAATGCTTCCAGGTATGACGGGAGAAGAGATCCTCGCGAAAACTGTTGAACAAAAAGCAGTTCCTGTCATTATCATCTCGGCAAAACTAGAGAAACAGACGAAGATTGATGCATTACGAACAGGTGCAGATGATTACATAACGAAGCCGTTTGATATTGATGAAGTGTCGGCAAGAATTGATTCGCACCTAAGACGATACCGTCGCCGAAATATCGAATCCCAAGCAAAGAAGGAATTAAGACACAAGGATATTTGTGTGGATACAGAGTCTAAGACGGCGGAAGTAAACGGTAAAGAGGTAACGCTGACAGCACGCGAATATGCTATTCTAGTTATCCTTTTATCCTCTCCTAAAAAGGTATTTACGAAAGCTAATTTGTTTGAAAGCGTTTGGCATGAGGATTTTCATGGGGATGATAATACAATGAATGTTCATATGAGTAACCTAAGGAATAAGCTGGCCAAGGCTAATCCGCAGGAAGAATATATTGAAACAATTTGGGGAATGGGATACCGACTTAAAACTTAAGGTTTTCTTAAGAATTGTCTTAAGCCTTTCTTATGTTTTCGTTTTTATAATTGAACTATCACATGAGGGAGGTAAATGGTAATGGACGATTATGTTCTTAAAACAACTAATTTAACGAAGAAATATAAAAGTCAATTCGCTTTGAATAAAGTGGACCTTTCCATACGAAAGGGTTCTATTTATGGTTTTATCGGCCAAAATGGGGCAGGGAAATCAACATTAATAAAACTTGCTATGGGACTTGCTTTTCCCACGAATGGGTCCGTCGAGTTATTCGGTGAAAGTAGTGGGGATAAACTGATTCAAACAAGGAAACGAATTGGTACAATCATAGAAGGCCCAGCATTATTTCCAAATATGAGTGCTAGCGAGAACTTAGAAAGTCAACGGCTTCTAAAGGGAATTCCAGGAAAAGAATCTATCCAAAAAACCCTCGCGCTTGTAGGATTAGAAGGTACAGGCACAAAGAAAGCAAAGAACTTTTCGCTAGGGATGAAACAACGACTTGGGCTTGCCATTGCCTTGTTAGGTGATCCGGAATTCTTAATTCTCGATGAACCAACTAATGGGCTGGATCCAATGGGTGTAGTTGAAATGCGGGATCTTTTGTTAAGACTCAACCGTGAAAATGGAATTACAATTTTAATATCAAGTCATATCTTAAGTGAGCTTCATTTGCTTGCGACTCATTATGGGATTATCCATAAAGGGGTGCTGTTGGAGGAGTTAACAGCGAATGCGTTACATGAAAAATGTCAACAATATCTGCATATAAAAGTTGATAATACGGATAAAGCAGCAGTAACGATTGAAAATGAACTTGCTACCACCAATTTTGAGGTGATGCAAGATGGTACCATTAAGTTATATAACTATGTTGATCAACCAGGTAAAGTGTCAACAGTCCTGTCATCTACGGGATTAGTCATCGAGCAATTCATGCCAATGGGTGAAGACTTAGAAGGCTATTTCACCAAGTTGATTGGGGGTGTGCAACATGGGTAATTTAATGAAAGCCGAATTATTTAAATTGCGCAGAGACCGATCTTTTTGGACAGTAATTATCATTTTATTCCTGTCAGCTATCGGTTGGACAGTGTTAGAATACCTTGATCATGATCCAAATTTAAATAGTGGGATGGAAGTATATCTTGGGTCGTTTGCAGGTAATAACTACATTACGAAAATAGCTCCCTGTATTCTTGCTGGATTTTTTATTTCAAGTGAATATTCCATAGGAACGATGAAAAGTCTTACGGCTACTGGTAATAGCCGAATGAAAATTTTTTGGTCAAAATTATTCGTATTTTCATTCGGGTCCATCATCATTTCATTAATATTCCCTATTGTTGCGACAGGTACCGGAACGTTACTATACGGTTTTGGCGAAATGCCCAAAGGTATAGATGCTACTTATTTTGGACAAACGCTTGGGCTACTGATTCTTTATGCTGCAGCATTTTCATCGATTATGGCATTGTTCGCAATTATGCTGACAGATAGTGGGAAAGCAATTGGGTTTTTAATTATATTTTTCCTGCTATTTGATACCCTTTTTTATGTATTGGCTACGAAAATAGCAATAGTGGAGCCTGTATTCAATCATTCAGTGTTTAAGCTGTTTCTAGAAATTAGTCAGCTGGAAATAGAAACTAAACATGTTATTGTGCCAGTTCTAACCTATATTGGTTTTGGAATTCTTGGCAGTTTCGTATTTCGTAAAAAAGAAATAAAATAAGAAAGCGGGTGAGAAACATGATTTATATAAGCGTTATTTCGGCTCTATTAGCAGTCATCTTTCTCATCCGTTATTATCTAGTAAAAAAAGAAATGAAAAGTATTACAAAACAACTAGAGAACTATAATTATCATAATACTGAAAAGAAAGTTGATATTACATTTTTTGATAAGGATATTGAAGCACTTTCGGTAGGTGTTAATCGACAAATTGATTTAATTGTTCAAGCAAATGCTGATAAAAGAAGAACGGAAATGGAGTTGAAACAAGCAGTAGCAAATATATCCCATGATATCCGTACCCCTTTGACATCCATTTTTGGGTATATTCAACTATTAGAAGCGAAAGATGTTACACCTGAAGAAAGAGAAGAATATGTTGCGATCATTAAGGATCGGACGAAACGCTTACAAGTGTTGTTAAACGATTTTTTTGAGTTGTCGATTATCGAATCTGTCGATCATTATTTAAAGCTTGAAACGATAAAAATGAATAACGTGGTTTCAGAAGTGCTCATGGAATTTTATGACCAGTTTACTGAACGTGATTTAAAACCAATTATTATGCTGCCAAAAGAGAAGATTAGTATTATCGCAGATGAGTCAGCCGTAAAAAGAGTTATGGAAAACCTTATCAACAATGCGATTAAACACGCGAGTGGTAATGTGTCGATTAGTCTTGTACAGGGTGATTCAAAAGTTATAATGACAATAAGTAATGATGCGAATCAGTTGGATAGAAATGATTTAGATATGCTATTCAATCGGTTTTACACAGCCGATCAAACACGATCCAGTCAAGGTACAGGACTAGGGTTATCTATCGCTAAGGGACTTATGCAGAAAATGAATGGAAACCTTATCGCGGAATATAAAGAAAGTAAATTAATTATGAAATGCGAGTGGAAGATGCAATAATTGTATTGCAATCTTTTTCAAGATATAAATTTGATAGCATATCCTGATTGCTTCTCTTCTATACTTAGTAATGGACATTCATAAATCATGGAGGTAACGCATGGAGAACTGGATAACAGATTTCATGGAGCAGAACAAGTTTAAACGATTGGTTCGATATAGTCAAAGCAATTTTTGCAGATAATTTCCCATTCCGATTAAAGATTCCGTTTTTTAAAAAGATCTTGTTCCACAATATGGCCCTAATACGCAAGACGGGCGTCTAACTTTATTCAAGATAAGCGCCCGATGATTGAATAAACCATTTATCTTTTCTTGTTAATTTAGTTACCCTTGCTATCGCCAAACTCACTAGAAAATGGCTTACTTTAATATTCTCTTTTAATTACAAAAAACGATCCCCGAATTGTTCCGGCTAGTTTAGACTTCTGCCTAGCAAATTTAAATTTCCCTTCTAACTCCTTTGGTACCTCCATCCCCTCAGAAAGCTTAAAACCAACAGCTCGCTTCTTAGGGTCATCAACCGTATACATGACGTTGACTCCTAGACCATCCTCATAAAAGACGTAGGCAAATTTGATATTTTCCACTTGAAAACGCGATGTTTCTATAGGTTTGGCAGTAAAATCAATATCACGTTCTTCTTTCAAAATCTGTTTTACATAATCAAGGGTCTCCTGGCTTTCGCTAGCTGGGACAACCGTAAATTGATGTTTGTATTTGTTCATAAAGTAACGTCCTTCATTTGCACGTAAACCAGCAAGCGCTTCTGCCGCAGGTGAACACTCTAAACCAACTGTAGACACATTTTTAAAATCAACGATATAGGACACTTCCATCCCTCCCTTTTATTTTCAAACAACAAGAAGCCAAATTTACCAAAAATCCATCCTTCTTTACAGTTTGCGGCTCTTCGAACGCAGCGACCATGAAGCGATATTGAGTGCAGCGTAGAAAAGTGGAAGGATAAAATGAAATCCGTAATCACCATAATCATCAGCAAACGCATGAGACAAAGCCGCACCGGTCATTAAAAAAAAGAGACCAGCATGAGCCCATTCCTTAAGTCGAGGAAAACGTGGCACGACGATAGCGATGACTCCAAGTATTTTCCAAGTCCCGAGAATAGTCGTGATGTATAATGGGTAACCGATATTCGTCACTAACTCAATGTTTCCCCCAACTCGCATCAGTTGCCCGATACCACTTAATGTAATCGATCCTGCGAGTAGTAATGTGACTAACCAATAAGCAATCATTTTTCCTTGGAGCGGGGTTTCTACCTTCGCGGTTGTTTCCGTACCAATAACCTTGCTCATTTGATTCCTCCTCATCATTGTTTCAAGTGAAAACTTATTCAAGGTTGCACACTTTCCGAATGATTAACTCCTAAATGGACACATCCCTTTATTTCCTAACAACAGGAATCCACATTTCACCATATAGGAGGCCGTTTTGTTGCCCCAT
This Virgibacillus phasianinus DNA region includes the following protein-coding sequences:
- a CDS encoding ATP-binding cassette domain-containing protein — encoded protein: MDDYVLKTTNLTKKYKSQFALNKVDLSIRKGSIYGFIGQNGAGKSTLIKLAMGLAFPTNGSVELFGESSGDKLIQTRKRIGTIIEGPALFPNMSASENLESQRLLKGIPGKESIQKTLALVGLEGTGTKKAKNFSLGMKQRLGLAIALLGDPEFLILDEPTNGLDPMGVVEMRDLLLRLNRENGITILISSHILSELHLLATHYGIIHKGVLLEELTANALHEKCQQYLHIKVDNTDKAAVTIENELATTNFEVMQDGTIKLYNYVDQPGKVSTVLSSTGLVIEQFMPMGEDLEGYFTKLIGGVQHG
- a CDS encoding phage tail protein, whose product is MSYIVDFKNVSTVGLECSPAAEALAGLRANEGRYFMNKYKHQFTVVPASESQETLDYVKQILKEERDIDFTAKPIETSRFQVENIKFAYVFYEDGLGVNVMYTVDDPKKRAVGFKLSEGMEVPKELEGKFKFARQKSKLAGTIRGSFFVIKREY
- a CDS encoding response regulator transcription factor; protein product: MDDPINILVVEDDNDINQLLCNIIRKSGYTPQSAYSGTEAMIHMEKQDWDMVLLDLMLPGMTGEEILAKTVEQKAVPVIIISAKLEKQTKIDALRTGADDYITKPFDIDEVSARIDSHLRRYRRRNIESQAKKELRHKDICVDTESKTAEVNGKEVTLTAREYAILVILLSSPKKVFTKANLFESVWHEDFHGDDNTMNVHMSNLRNKLAKANPQEEYIETIWGMGYRLKT
- a CDS encoding glucose 1-dehydrogenase; the protein is MGRLENKVALITGSGSGIGKKIASAYAKEGAKVVIADFAEEAMNNTVTELTDAGYEAIGVKANVAVNAEVEHMIDEAIEKFGRVDILVNNAGVGDNMQSAANVQDDTWNRVMGINLNGVMYTIRKIIPHFQDIGEGTIVNMASITGLTGGRGGLAYTAVKHAVVGMTKNVASHYGPHNIRCNAIAPAQVQTGFASSMENIDSFGMEAATRGTNLMPKSGTVDDIANIALFFATEDSSYVNGVTLAADAGWSAY
- a CDS encoding ABC transporter ATP-binding protein yields the protein MELLKASDLVKRFGNTNAVNGINFHIEEGRCVSLLGPNGAGKTTTLKMLSGLLEPTSGSIDFKGEKAKDLRQFIGYLPQYPAFYNWMSGKEFLVFAGQLAKLNHKEAEKRSEELLERVDLMNAKKRKIGGYSGGMKQRLGLAQALIHRPKLLILDEPVSALDPLGRREVLDMMREIKEETTILFSTHVLHDAEEISDDILIMHTGEIVISGSLGNVMEEYRQPILQIEFESQPTDWLKSIASYSFVSEVNIQDNKTSIVLKDMVNGKQTLLKDIVDRKLPIRKFEISQTTLEDLFMKVVKA
- a CDS encoding sensor histidine kinase; this encodes MIYISVISALLAVIFLIRYYLVKKEMKSITKQLENYNYHNTEKKVDITFFDKDIEALSVGVNRQIDLIVQANADKRRTEMELKQAVANISHDIRTPLTSIFGYIQLLEAKDVTPEEREEYVAIIKDRTKRLQVLLNDFFELSIIESVDHYLKLETIKMNNVVSEVLMEFYDQFTERDLKPIIMLPKEKISIIADESAVKRVMENLINNAIKHASGNVSISLVQGDSKVIMTISNDANQLDRNDLDMLFNRFYTADQTRSSQGTGLGLSIAKGLMQKMNGNLIAEYKESKLIMKCEWKMQ
- a CDS encoding DoxX family protein; translated protein: MSKVIGTETTAKVETPLQGKMIAYWLVTLLLAGSITLSGIGQLMRVGGNIELVTNIGYPLYITTILGTWKILGVIAIVVPRFPRLKEWAHAGLFFLMTGAALSHAFADDYGDYGFHFILPLFYAALNIASWSLRSKSRKL
- a CDS encoding YxlC family protein; the encoded protein is MKEYDSKNSNSMLDDEDELTVKQLIDGLEKLDQWNPVSTPNLQWFQQNVELEKKRIRKKQWKDLLTFISVAVFVLSVVIAVVYRQPILFLYFQLVGIILLPLALNKTRKKVSNE
- a CDS encoding PLDc N-terminal domain-containing protein codes for the protein MNVSLNEIPWGAIAPILVLQLILMITALVSCIREEKTNGPKWLWILLILFIGLIGPVLYFVVGRRNN
- a CDS encoding ABC transporter permease; amino-acid sequence: MGNLMKAELFKLRRDRSFWTVIIILFLSAIGWTVLEYLDHDPNLNSGMEVYLGSFAGNNYITKIAPCILAGFFISSEYSIGTMKSLTATGNSRMKIFWSKLFVFSFGSIIISLIFPIVATGTGTLLYGFGEMPKGIDATYFGQTLGLLILYAAAFSSIMALFAIMLTDSGKAIGFLIIFFLLFDTLFYVLATKIAIVEPVFNHSVFKLFLEISQLEIETKHVIVPVLTYIGFGILGSFVFRKKEIK
- the sigY gene encoding RNA polymerase sigma factor SigY → MDEKDIIRKAKKGDTLALSKLLQQNYSFLVKYLMKVTLHPQIAEDLTQETMMKCIEKIQLYNGESKFSSWLITIATNLFIDQQRRKKREKNWLEQEQALRKMKWNAANMNEEWIDVLDVLAQMNEEIRLPIVLKHYYGYSYEEIGKMMGIAEGTVKSRVSNGLKSVRKELAELEGV
- a CDS encoding tubby C-terminal domain-like protein; the protein is MYEYRFYNTISTKPSSIYDENAKTIGTITKKYSNPLQKVLDILLKGRYFVNYELESKDHQVVFKSKKEPNPFKRRQYYINYNKDNTDYYVHLEDKKNFGVGQYTTFQFNKETYELEQSFTDWAKITKNGVILAEWKSNLKPPFKAYFNLTDQEYEDKMLFFIGIFHTYLHAA